From the Gallaecimonas mangrovi genome, one window contains:
- a CDS encoding COG4705 family protein, which yields MHNSHNDAFAKVPAITLGFWLIKILVTTLGETGGDSVSMSLGLGYLASSGLFVAVFALLLWQHIASTGFRPFLYWATLIASTTLGTTLSDFATRSLGLGYAGGSLLLAVLVVMALVTWQRCLGRINVASVKGPAAEGFYWLSITFSQTLGTALGDWTADGAGIGYEGGIAIFGGALLLVVALRFASRFSPPLLFWLAFVLTRPLGAVVGDFLDKPVDDGGLALSRFAATGSLLIAVLLLITFLPQRPAKTPH from the coding sequence ATGCATAACAGCCACAATGATGCCTTCGCCAAGGTGCCTGCTATTACCCTGGGGTTTTGGCTTATCAAAATCTTGGTAACCACCCTTGGCGAAACCGGCGGCGACAGCGTTTCTATGTCATTGGGGCTGGGCTATCTTGCCAGCAGCGGCCTTTTTGTTGCCGTGTTTGCGCTATTGCTATGGCAACACATTGCCAGTACTGGCTTTCGGCCTTTTTTGTATTGGGCAACCTTGATTGCCTCTACCACCTTGGGCACAACCTTATCGGATTTTGCTACCCGCTCTTTGGGTCTGGGGTATGCCGGTGGTTCACTGCTGCTGGCGGTATTGGTGGTGATGGCCTTGGTCACCTGGCAGCGCTGCCTTGGCCGTATTAATGTGGCGTCGGTTAAAGGCCCGGCAGCCGAAGGTTTTTACTGGCTCAGCATTACCTTTTCACAAACCCTGGGCACCGCTCTTGGCGACTGGACGGCTGACGGCGCAGGCATTGGTTATGAAGGTGGCATCGCCATTTTTGGCGGCGCCTTACTGCTGGTGGTAGCGCTGCGCTTTGCTAGCCGTTTTTCGCCACCCCTATTGTTCTGGCTGGCCTTTGTGCTGACCCGGCCCCTCGGTGCGGTAGTGGGGGACTTTCTTGATAAACCCGTTGACGACGGCGGCCTGGCACTTAGCCGCTTTGCCGCCACTGGCAGCTTGTTAATTGCGGTGCTGCTGCTGATCACCTTTTTACCGCAGCGCCCGGCAAAAACCCCGCATTAA
- a CDS encoding arginase family protein, whose translation MSQTLRLVFPQWQGGNNELYHLGAQLLAWLAPEHDGPTEEVPVPKPDGVALACEEGLIARHQLLAQAANARALIDKHNPQSIVVLGGDCLVDLAPFAYLNERYQDDLAVLWVDAHPDIMTPQQFEHAHAMVLGNLLGKGDSAFSGQVKAPINADKVCYVGVNEPTDWEQQRMLQLGLKNIGPEQLREQGSQAVVEWFKATGAKHLAIHLDLDVLDPGQFQSLLFSKPQAGDEFDGIAQGQLTIADVVNVLTAVAKEGEVVGLGITEHLPWSAMALKNMLEKLPLLKKL comes from the coding sequence ATGAGTCAGACATTGCGTTTAGTTTTCCCTCAGTGGCAGGGTGGTAACAACGAGCTTTATCACTTGGGTGCGCAGCTGTTGGCTTGGTTAGCACCTGAGCATGATGGCCCTACCGAAGAAGTGCCGGTACCGAAGCCGGATGGTGTGGCTTTAGCCTGTGAAGAAGGCTTAATTGCCCGTCATCAATTGCTGGCCCAGGCCGCTAATGCCCGGGCGCTGATTGACAAGCACAACCCACAAAGCATTGTGGTGTTGGGCGGTGACTGTTTAGTCGATTTGGCGCCATTTGCCTATTTGAACGAACGCTATCAGGATGACTTGGCCGTACTTTGGGTTGATGCGCATCCCGATATTATGACGCCGCAACAGTTTGAACATGCGCATGCGATGGTGTTGGGTAACCTGCTTGGCAAGGGCGACAGCGCCTTTAGCGGCCAGGTTAAAGCGCCCATTAACGCTGACAAAGTGTGCTATGTCGGTGTTAATGAACCGACCGACTGGGAACAGCAGCGCATGTTACAGCTGGGTCTTAAAAATATTGGCCCTGAGCAGCTACGTGAACAAGGTAGCCAGGCGGTGGTTGAATGGTTCAAGGCAACGGGCGCTAAGCACTTGGCTATACACCTGGATTTGGACGTATTAGATCCCGGTCAATTTCAGTCGCTGCTATTTTCAAAACCGCAAGCTGGAGATGAATTTGACGGTATTGCGCAAGGGCAATTAACCATTGCAGATGTCGTTAATGTATTAACTGCGGTAGCAAAAGAAGGCGAGGTGGTCGGTTTAGGCATAACCGAACATTTACCCTGGAGTGCTATGGCGCTAAAAAATATGTTGGAAAAATTACCATTGCTGAAAAAACTGTAA
- a CDS encoding cytochrome-c peroxidase, translated as MAFLSSPLALAQVSYTKAELQSIYRLSPLPKAPALPKDSLLANAKTALLGQHFFYDKRFSGNGNEACSSCHQPNHAFTDGLPIAKGMGTGTRNAPTVLNAALNDWQFWDGCADSLWEQALQPMENPVEAGTDRLHVLHVIASDPQLRKHYQLVFGPLPQGVNDLARFPAHARPDKNPHSALNRAWAAMSAKDQMAANLVFSHVGKAIEAYERKLVIGQSPFDRFVTALKQHQPTKGFLSAAAKRGLKLFVGKGQCTDCHSGPMLSDGQFHNLGLAVRDFHDTGREAGISQLKGDVFNAKGPFADAADAKARQRLQFLPPATSQLGSFKTPSLRNVALTAPYMHDGRFATLQAVMAFYAKGKAGIKGHYLGKRDGTADLVPPLSKQQQADLIAFLDTLNSAPLSAKLTKAPKPY; from the coding sequence ATGGCCTTCCTTAGCTCACCGCTGGCACTGGCTCAGGTGTCTTACACCAAGGCCGAATTACAAAGTATTTATCGTTTATCGCCGCTTCCCAAAGCCCCGGCGTTGCCAAAAGACAGTTTGCTGGCAAACGCGAAAACAGCCCTTTTGGGTCAGCATTTCTTCTACGACAAACGTTTCTCGGGCAACGGCAACGAGGCTTGTTCGAGCTGTCATCAGCCTAATCACGCCTTTACCGATGGCTTGCCTATTGCAAAAGGCATGGGCACTGGCACCCGCAACGCACCAACGGTATTAAACGCTGCTCTTAATGACTGGCAGTTTTGGGACGGCTGTGCTGATTCGCTCTGGGAACAAGCATTGCAACCGATGGAAAATCCGGTTGAAGCAGGCACCGACCGTTTGCATGTGCTGCATGTCATAGCCAGCGATCCGCAACTGCGCAAACACTATCAATTGGTGTTTGGTCCATTGCCCCAAGGCGTTAACGATTTGGCGCGCTTTCCCGCCCATGCGCGCCCGGATAAAAACCCTCACTCAGCCCTTAATAGGGCTTGGGCTGCAATGTCGGCTAAAGACCAAATGGCGGCCAACCTTGTTTTTAGTCATGTCGGCAAAGCCATTGAGGCCTATGAGCGCAAGCTGGTGATAGGCCAATCACCCTTTGACCGCTTTGTAACGGCATTAAAGCAGCATCAACCCACTAAAGGTTTTTTATCTGCCGCAGCCAAACGCGGTTTAAAGCTTTTTGTTGGCAAAGGGCAGTGCACCGATTGCCATTCGGGCCCGATGTTAAGCGACGGCCAGTTTCATAACTTAGGGTTGGCGGTGCGCGATTTTCATGACACTGGTCGCGAGGCCGGTATCAGCCAACTCAAAGGCGATGTCTTTAATGCCAAGGGCCCCTTTGCAGACGCAGCCGATGCCAAGGCGCGCCAGCGCTTGCAGTTTTTGCCACCGGCAACATCACAACTGGGATCGTTTAAAACCCCTTCCTTACGTAATGTGGCGCTCACCGCCCCTTACATGCACGATGGCCGGTTTGCGACTTTACAGGCGGTGATGGCCTTTTATGCCAAGGGTAAGGCCGGTATTAAAGGCCATTATTTAGGCAAACGTGATGGCACCGCTGATTTAGTACCGCCGCTGAGCAAGCAGCAACAAGCGGATTTAATTGCCTTTTTAGATACCTTAAACAGTGCGCCGTTATCGGCGAAGCTCACCAAGGCACCCAAACCTTATTAA
- a CDS encoding helix-turn-helix domain-containing protein, with protein sequence MTVSEKITSVDFDEWAHLISDTYVPVSCENKSNQPVSGFVSSKSLGAMTGAHYNCSVPMRYARRDSHIENDSTDDYQIMLLNTGIARVEQEGRQVELISGDVVFYKASAPFELDFLSEHQTTVIKVPSRIIACGRPEIQHLTAISLAGTSPHGRFGGNAIKDMMRNHSAENGDPLIEETLLSFLYAAVNQRQPTHSGHDKKLHDIKAYIERHLEDTSLSAAQVANVFGVSVRTVNRLFSERATTFNTWLWFKRTERCFNILKENKSNKVIDVIFECGFSDISHFYRLFKKYYSRTPASLHH encoded by the coding sequence ATGACAGTTTCCGAAAAAATAACGTCGGTTGATTTTGACGAATGGGCACATTTAATTAGCGATACCTATGTACCTGTCTCATGTGAAAACAAGAGTAATCAACCTGTTAGTGGTTTTGTCTCTTCAAAATCTTTAGGAGCCATGACCGGGGCACATTATAATTGCTCTGTACCCATGCGCTATGCTCGCCGTGATTCTCATATTGAAAATGATTCTACCGATGACTATCAAATTATGTTGCTCAACACTGGTATTGCCAGAGTTGAGCAGGAAGGCAGGCAGGTTGAATTAATTTCAGGTGATGTGGTTTTTTATAAAGCAAGTGCGCCTTTTGAACTGGATTTTCTTTCAGAACACCAAACCACGGTAATAAAAGTACCTAGCCGTATTATTGCCTGTGGACGCCCGGAAATACAGCACCTTACTGCCATTTCTTTAGCCGGAACATCGCCACACGGGCGATTTGGTGGCAATGCCATCAAAGACATGATGCGGAACCACAGTGCAGAAAATGGCGATCCCTTGATAGAGGAAACGTTGTTGTCTTTTCTCTATGCGGCAGTGAATCAGCGCCAACCGACACATAGCGGGCACGATAAAAAACTTCATGATATCAAGGCGTATATCGAGCGCCATCTGGAAGACACTAGCCTATCAGCGGCTCAAGTGGCTAATGTTTTTGGCGTTTCCGTTAGAACAGTGAATCGACTTTTCTCAGAAAGAGCAACTACCTTTAATACTTGGCTTTGGTTTAAGAGAACGGAACGTTGTTTTAATATTTTAAAAGAAAATAAAAGTAACAAGGTTATTGACGTTATCTTTGAGTGTGGCTTCTCTGATATTAGCCATTTTTATCGTTTGTTTAAAAAATATTATTCTCGTACGCCTGCCAGTTTACACCACTAA
- a CDS encoding glycosyl hydrolase family 79 N-terminal domain-containing protein, which translates to MITSMKAWMSKRRPGRFSTSQSVTITLHKTKPIAQVDARYLSFSIDISVLVGGLWWEGSLGSKKGLGTQKTEPLDLTKSKLDKLAKALAPAYLRIGGSEADNIHYFAAPADEPGALVLTQNTWDQVHDFCQRCDLALAFTFKYGLFKRHQHGRWQADEVSQLLAYSRKHRQQIAVCELGNELNAYWAFYGLRAQPMARKLATDYDTFIRTVRKLSPNTQVAGPGSAFWPRIGEALKPISNITPSFLAAITEKLDIVDWHYYPFQSQRSPVRTRSATLNNVLSPAALNDFEKYLGQLKNWRDKHQPQAALWTGETGSAQCGGQIRLSDRFASSFWWADQLGRGARAGQKVMVRQSLIGGDYALVNRNTLKPNPDFWVSWLWQKLMGQQVLEVKSNDQAVLVYCHSGNKKGRCTLLIINMSANSKRVDCQGFGVKKKRFEVTAERLTDNKVRINGSEPKFKGGKVKLKDFPRLAKYDQVKPYSINFWCFGW; encoded by the coding sequence ATGATCACTTCAATGAAGGCGTGGATGTCAAAACGCCGCCCTGGCCGTTTTTCTACTTCGCAATCTGTCACCATCACTTTGCATAAAACCAAGCCCATTGCCCAAGTCGATGCCCGTTATTTGTCGTTCTCCATCGACATTTCCGTGCTGGTGGGGGGCTTGTGGTGGGAAGGCAGCCTTGGCAGTAAAAAAGGGCTAGGCACCCAAAAAACCGAACCGCTGGATTTAACGAAAAGTAAGCTTGATAAACTGGCCAAGGCGCTGGCACCGGCTTATTTACGTATTGGCGGCTCAGAGGCGGATAATATTCATTACTTTGCTGCGCCCGCCGATGAGCCTGGTGCCCTGGTGCTAACCCAAAACACCTGGGACCAGGTGCATGATTTTTGTCAGCGCTGCGACCTGGCTCTAGCCTTTACCTTTAAATATGGCCTTTTTAAACGCCACCAGCATGGCCGGTGGCAAGCCGATGAGGTCAGTCAGTTACTCGCATATAGCCGGAAACACCGCCAGCAAATTGCGGTTTGCGAGCTGGGTAATGAGCTCAATGCCTACTGGGCATTTTATGGCCTCAGGGCCCAGCCAATGGCCCGCAAACTGGCCACCGATTACGACACTTTTATTCGCACCGTGCGCAAACTTAGTCCCAACACCCAAGTGGCTGGCCCCGGCAGCGCCTTTTGGCCACGTATTGGCGAAGCCCTAAAACCCATCAGTAATATCACCCCTTCCTTTTTAGCGGCGATAACAGAAAAACTCGATATTGTGGACTGGCATTATTACCCCTTCCAAAGCCAGCGCTCGCCGGTAAGAACTCGGTCGGCCACCCTTAATAATGTGTTGTCACCAGCGGCCTTGAATGACTTTGAAAAATACCTTGGCCAGCTGAAAAACTGGCGTGATAAGCACCAGCCCCAGGCCGCGCTTTGGACAGGTGAAACCGGTTCAGCGCAATGTGGTGGCCAGATACGGCTATCGGACCGTTTTGCTTCCTCTTTTTGGTGGGCCGACCAACTGGGCCGCGGCGCTCGCGCCGGGCAAAAGGTGATGGTGCGCCAAAGCTTAATTGGCGGCGACTACGCACTGGTGAACCGCAATACCTTAAAGCCCAACCCCGATTTTTGGGTCAGTTGGCTTTGGCAAAAGCTGATGGGGCAGCAGGTGCTGGAGGTGAAAAGTAACGACCAGGCAGTGCTGGTGTATTGCCACAGCGGCAATAAAAAAGGCCGCTGTACCTTGCTAATCATTAACATGTCGGCCAACAGCAAGCGGGTTGATTGCCAGGGCTTTGGCGTTAAGAAAAAGCGCTTTGAAGTGACCGCAGAGCGCTTAACCGACAATAAAGTCCGCATTAACGGCAGTGAGCCAAAATTTAAGGGCGGTAAGGTAAAACTGAAGGATTTTCCAAGGCTTGCCAAGTATGACCAAGTAAAGCCCTACAGCATTAATTTTTGGTGTTTTGGCTGGTGA
- a CDS encoding LysR substrate-binding domain-containing protein, translating into MRKITLDLEALRSFVAGVELGSFAQAALTLNRSTSAVSAHLKKLEQQLGQGLFKKAGRGLELLPAGESLLSYARHLLALNDEAVLALGQNQLEGKVRLGLQEDFGESLLTEVLARFNRAYPSVEIEVQVNRNGDLLAAMHNQQLDLALAWQQPGGHNGGELIKSFPLCWLGRPDTALTEPLPLVLFEAPCLIRQQALDALDKAGIRWRVVMTSRSLAGIWAAVQAGLGITVRTRAGVPTALKVLAGLPPLPPLALTMLTSSQAPSDAALSLKTCLLDSVHSL; encoded by the coding sequence TTGCGTAAAATCACTCTGGATCTGGAAGCGTTACGCAGCTTTGTTGCTGGTGTTGAACTGGGTAGCTTTGCTCAGGCGGCACTGACCTTAAACCGCTCTACTTCGGCGGTCAGCGCCCACCTTAAAAAGCTAGAGCAGCAGCTGGGCCAGGGGCTGTTTAAAAAGGCTGGCCGTGGCCTGGAATTGCTACCGGCTGGTGAGTCATTACTGTCTTATGCGCGGCATTTGTTGGCCTTGAACGACGAAGCGGTGCTGGCCCTTGGCCAAAATCAGCTTGAAGGAAAAGTGCGGCTGGGGTTGCAAGAAGACTTTGGTGAATCATTACTCACCGAGGTGTTGGCACGTTTTAACCGCGCTTACCCCAGCGTGGAAATTGAAGTGCAGGTTAACCGTAATGGCGACTTACTGGCGGCCATGCACAACCAGCAACTAGACCTTGCTTTGGCCTGGCAACAGCCTGGGGGGCATAACGGCGGCGAGCTAATAAAGTCTTTTCCTCTTTGTTGGCTTGGCCGGCCGGATACTGCGCTAACAGAACCGCTACCGCTGGTGCTTTTTGAGGCGCCCTGTCTTATTCGTCAGCAAGCCCTGGATGCGCTGGATAAAGCCGGTATTCGCTGGCGAGTGGTAATGACCAGCCGCAGTTTGGCCGGTATTTGGGCCGCGGTGCAGGCGGGCTTGGGCATTACGGTCAGAACCCGGGCGGGGGTACCAACGGCTTTAAAGGTATTAGCAGGGTTGCCGCCATTGCCGCCATTAGCACTTACAATGCTCACCAGCAGCCAAGCGCCTTCTGATGCGGCGTTGTCGCTAAAAACCTGTTTACTGGATTCGGTGCACAGCCTGTAG
- a CDS encoding EthD domain-containing protein, producing MHTIAFIFKKKKGMSLAEFHYHYAVIHGAFGAALPGLVEYTHYPVRPVSDADAHMHDEATQGFEGLSIYSFFDEEHAKAAWNSVQNKALQEDTLRFIDLESMITLPLVKRTVL from the coding sequence ATGCATACCATTGCTTTTATCTTTAAGAAAAAAAAGGGCATGTCACTGGCAGAGTTTCATTATCACTATGCCGTTATCCATGGCGCTTTTGGTGCCGCTTTGCCGGGATTAGTTGAATATACTCATTACCCTGTTCGCCCAGTTTCAGATGCCGATGCTCATATGCACGACGAAGCAACCCAGGGCTTTGAGGGCTTGTCGATTTACAGTTTTTTTGATGAAGAACATGCGAAAGCAGCTTGGAACTCTGTGCAAAATAAAGCGCTGCAAGAAGACACTCTGAGATTTATTGATTTAGAAAGTATGATCACACTGCCTTTAGTTAAAAGAACCGTACTTTAA
- a CDS encoding SDR family NAD(P)-dependent oxidoreductase: MKTALIVGASRGLGLAMAEEFIANGWQVIGTKRGDKPTGLDTLGQQYPNRLRIEPLDICNSEQISALANRLKDGELDMLFVNAGITNRDPNQRIGEVATDDFIEVMVTNALGPMRVVEQLTGKVKADGLIGAMSSGQGSLTNNDNGLRPVYRGSKAVLNMLMKSFACQQGPERALALMAPGWIKTDLGGAKAPYTLAETVPLIVQVLIDKQSRPGLEYLDRFGNQVPW; the protein is encoded by the coding sequence ATGAAAACCGCACTGATTGTTGGCGCCAGCCGGGGCCTTGGCTTGGCCATGGCAGAAGAGTTTATTGCTAACGGCTGGCAGGTAATTGGTACCAAAAGGGGTGACAAGCCAACCGGCCTTGACACACTTGGGCAGCAATACCCCAACCGTCTTCGTATTGAGCCGCTTGATATCTGCAACAGCGAACAAATTAGTGCTTTGGCTAACCGCCTTAAGGACGGCGAGCTTGATATGTTGTTTGTCAACGCTGGCATCACCAACCGCGACCCTAACCAGCGCATTGGTGAGGTGGCCACCGACGATTTTATTGAGGTGATGGTAACCAATGCCTTGGGGCCAATGCGGGTGGTTGAACAGCTTACTGGCAAGGTTAAGGCAGACGGCTTGATTGGCGCCATGTCGTCAGGGCAGGGGAGTCTTACCAACAACGACAATGGCCTTAGGCCGGTATATCGGGGCAGCAAGGCGGTCCTTAACATGTTGATGAAAAGCTTTGCCTGCCAGCAAGGGCCAGAACGCGCCTTGGCACTGATGGCGCCAGGCTGGATAAAAACCGATTTAGGCGGCGCTAAAGCCCCCTATACCCTGGCTGAAACCGTGCCGCTTATTGTTCAAGTGCTTATCGACAAGCAAAGCCGCCCCGGCCTTGAGTACCTCGACCGTTTCGGCAACCAGGTGCCGTGGTAG
- a CDS encoding N-acetylmuramoyl-L-alanine amidase: MSPEHGAARRRFIQKLLLVSGASLLPSYSWAWQPHNRLMAVHSKTVMGQLALTFELPHQPHYHIFTLKHPARLVVDFDQTDKACDLEALKKSGLFKTVRWAHHKDGKLRLVFELANAGADIHYHSKREQSGATSKMVLTLSGKGVTAALPSKRRDIVIVIDPGHGGKDPGATGKHGTHEKNVVLAIARKLKRQIDQTPGFRAVMTRDSDRFIPLMDRVKIAHRHKADVFVSVHADACTDRRVTGSSVYILSEKGASSVMARRLADRENSADLIGGISLKTKDKMLAKVLLDLSQTGTITASANLAEDLIGKLAQHEKALHRNVERAAFVVLKSPDIPSVLVETAFISNPREEKRLRTTAFQNKIATSLHQGLVDYCHTHISEQELMLS; encoded by the coding sequence ATGTCTCCCGAACACGGTGCGGCCCGGCGTCGTTTTATTCAAAAATTGCTTTTAGTGTCCGGCGCTTCACTGCTACCGAGTTACAGTTGGGCCTGGCAACCTCATAACCGCCTGATGGCAGTGCACAGCAAGACGGTTATGGGCCAGCTGGCCCTCACCTTTGAACTGCCCCATCAGCCCCACTACCACATCTTTACCCTCAAACATCCGGCGCGGTTGGTGGTGGATTTTGACCAAACCGACAAAGCCTGTGACCTTGAAGCGTTGAAAAAGTCAGGGCTTTTTAAAACCGTACGCTGGGCTCACCACAAAGATGGCAAGTTACGGTTGGTGTTCGAACTGGCAAATGCTGGCGCCGATATTCACTACCACAGCAAACGCGAACAAAGCGGTGCCACCTCAAAAATGGTGTTAACCCTGTCGGGTAAGGGCGTCACCGCCGCCTTGCCGAGTAAACGCCGCGATATCGTTATCGTTATTGACCCCGGCCATGGCGGTAAAGACCCCGGCGCTACCGGCAAACACGGCACCCACGAAAAAAACGTGGTACTGGCCATTGCCCGCAAACTAAAGCGGCAAATAGACCAAACCCCGGGTTTTAGAGCGGTAATGACCCGCGACAGTGACCGTTTTATTCCGCTGATGGACCGCGTCAAAATTGCCCATCGCCACAAGGCCGATGTGTTTGTGTCTGTCCATGCCGACGCCTGCACTGACCGGCGGGTAACCGGCTCTTCGGTTTATATTTTGTCGGAAAAAGGAGCCAGTAGCGTTATGGCCCGGCGCTTGGCTGACCGGGAAAACAGCGCCGATCTCATTGGCGGCATTTCCCTTAAAACCAAAGACAAAATGCTGGCAAAAGTGCTGCTGGATTTATCGCAAACCGGCACCATTACCGCCAGCGCCAACCTGGCTGAAGACTTGATAGGAAAGTTGGCGCAGCATGAAAAAGCCCTGCACCGCAACGTGGAACGCGCCGCTTTTGTGGTGCTCAAATCCCCTGACATTCCCTCAGTGCTGGTAGAAACCGCGTTTATTTCCAACCCACGGGAAGAAAAGCGCCTGCGCACCACTGCCTTTCAAAACAAAATCGCCACCTCCCTGCACCAGGGGCTAGTGGACTATTGCCATACCCATATTTCAGAACAAGAGCTGATGCTCAGCTAA
- a CDS encoding helix-turn-helix domain-containing protein, with amino-acid sequence MEYSTQQVTATERFDFWQDVVGKVYQQTVNRQLAAGVFQGQVKTRDFGAGLITRIQSHPIAYHSHDEGAGQFFISLSFCERALLTQRGQSCLQKKGDLVIIDSAQPYGYQFPQGDNQLVLAVPRNMALSHMPNIAKWLGRPLQGDSALGRLSASLLTEAWQLESHLGTPLLPAFLDVLNTAFSSTDLTVSHSQHSSSWQRVEHFLLSNLDDAALTQEVVAKAVYLSPRTLNRLFARRGTTFGRWLLQKRLERSYRAILLGQFDSVTATAFAFGFTNLSHFSRTFKAAYGVSPRQLISSL; translated from the coding sequence ATGGAGTATTCCACTCAACAGGTAACAGCAACGGAACGCTTTGACTTTTGGCAGGATGTCGTCGGTAAGGTTTACCAGCAAACCGTTAATCGTCAGCTTGCAGCAGGGGTGTTTCAAGGCCAAGTAAAAACCCGTGACTTTGGTGCTGGCCTTATTACCCGGATCCAGTCGCACCCCATTGCTTATCACAGCCATGACGAGGGTGCTGGCCAGTTCTTTATCTCCTTGTCGTTTTGTGAGCGGGCCCTGCTGACCCAAAGAGGACAAAGCTGCCTGCAGAAAAAAGGCGATTTGGTGATCATCGACAGCGCACAGCCTTATGGTTACCAATTTCCGCAAGGCGATAACCAACTGGTGCTGGCGGTGCCTCGCAATATGGCGCTAAGTCACATGCCAAATATTGCTAAATGGCTAGGCCGTCCCTTGCAAGGCGACTCTGCATTGGGGCGTTTGTCAGCCAGTTTGCTCACAGAGGCGTGGCAGCTTGAGTCGCACTTAGGTACACCGCTATTACCCGCCTTTTTGGATGTACTTAATACGGCTTTTAGCAGTACCGACCTTACCGTTAGCCACAGTCAACATAGTTCAAGCTGGCAGCGTGTTGAGCATTTTCTGCTTAGTAACCTTGACGATGCTGCCTTAACCCAAGAGGTGGTTGCCAAAGCGGTGTATTTATCACCCCGTACCCTTAACCGGCTCTTTGCCCGCCGCGGCACGACCTTTGGGCGCTGGCTTTTGCAGAAGCGTTTAGAACGTAGCTACCGGGCTATACTGCTTGGCCAGTTCGACTCGGTTACTGCAACTGCCTTTGCCTTTGGGTTTACTAACCTGTCTCACTTTAGCCGCACATTCAAAGCGGCCTATGGGGTTTCTCCCCGCCAACTCATCTCGTCGCTGTAA